In Heptranchias perlo isolate sHepPer1 chromosome 13, sHepPer1.hap1, whole genome shotgun sequence, the genomic stretch AATATTACACCTGCAACATATAATATTTTTACACCCTTTTTGGTTATGTTCAAGCAGCTTGCCACAGGTAGGGCAGGCTCGAATAGAAGGGCAGTTTTTCACTACGGTTTCTGGGAGGTTAATTAATGGACAGAAGCGAAGTGTTTCTAATTCTAAGTTGGTGCATCCTTCATTGTCACATCGGTCAGAACGTGGGCCAGGTCCCTTCCATGGATTCATGCACTGCCAGCAGAACTCAGAAACACTCCCTTTTTCGGCGGTGCAGATGGTGCAGTGGACACTCAGGTTAGTCAGGTCGCTGCGTTCAACAAATGTTCCACATCCTGGACACTTTTGACAAGaaataaagaaaagaacttggtgaaataaataactgcaatcaggcagagtcaacacagctttgtgaaagggaaatcatgtttgactaatttattagagttctttgaggaagtaacaagcaacgtggataaaggggatcctgtggatgtggtgtacttggatttccagaaagcatttgacaaggtgccacatcaaaggctactacacaaaataagagctcatggtgtgtgtgtgtgtggggggggggggggcggggggtaacatattagcatggataaaggattggttagcctaccagaaaacagagagtaggcataaatgggtccttttcaggttggcaagatgtaatgagtggagtgccacagggatcagtgctggggcctcaactatttacaatctgtatcaatgacttggatgaagggaccgaatgtatggttgctaaatttgctgatgacacaaaggtaggtaggaaagtaagttgtgaagaggacataaggagtctgcaaagggatatagataggttaagtgagtgggcaaaaatttggcagatggagtataatgtgggaaaatgtgaacttgtccactttggcagcagGAATagtaaagcagtatattatttaaatggagagagattgcagaactctgaggtacatgaatcacaaaaaattagtatgcaggtacagtaagtgattaggaaggcaaatggaatgttgtcatttgttgcaaggggaatggaatataaaggtagagatgttttgctacaattgtacagggcattggtgagaccacatctagaatactgtgtgcagttttggtctccttatttaagaaaggacataattgctttagaggcggttcagagaaggttcactcgactgattcctgggatgaggaggaaagATTggtcaagttgggcctgtataaattggagtttagaagaatgagaggtgatcttattgaaacatttaaatcctgaggggacttgaaggggtagatgctgagaggatgtttccccttgtgggagagactagaactaaggaACACAATTTAAAAGTaagggggtctcccatttaagacggagatgaggagaaattttttctctgagggtcgtgagtctgtggaattcccttccccagagactggaggaggcagggtcattgaatatttttaaggctgagttagatagattcttgattaacaagggattcaaaggttatagtaggtagacgggagggtaggattgaggtcacaatcagatcagccatgatcttatcaaatggcagagcagactcgaggagccgaatggcctactcctgctcttaattcgtatgtaacTACTCAGTGATAACCCTTTTTAAGCCCAGGCCACAACATTGAAATATTGGTGTGCTAACCTGTTGCATCCCTCAGTCAATACTTGTTTAGTTCTAGATAAAGATTGACTCTGTCTTCCATTTCTGAGTATTTGCTGCTGTATGAGCATCAGTCTAGACCATAAGCTCTATCCCACCACAACCAACTCAAGTGTGGTACCTAGGGTTAGTTATACAGTTAAAAATGTCTAAATTCTTTTGTAATTTATGCCATTCTTTGTTTTGCACTTGCACACAACATTATTGGAACTTCTAATTGGTGGCCAACACTTCTATACTttagtcagtgctgtgtgttatcaTTTTTCAAATGTCAGAAATGATTGACTTTGCGTTAACTGCTTTTGAAAAATCTTTCTTTCTGCAACTGCAGTAATGTGTGAAATCACTTTGGTAATCAGAAAATAATCCAAAACCTTTACTTATTGCCTATATTTAATGTGCATCCTCATTTTCAATAGCACAGTTCTCTTGCATTGTTATTCCTATTGTGAAACTTACTGATTTGTATTCACAGTACTCAGCCGCAGCCAGCACAGCAACAGTTTCCTCAAAATATCGCTGCTCGTCATTGTTCAGTACTGCCAGTTTGCGGACTTCGTGATAGGGCCATTCCTGTCCACATTTCTCTGTAGTTCCCTCCTTCAGCGCCGGGCAATAGAACTTATACTGACCCTGCAGTTCCAAAGTTAAATTAAAATTATGTCATAAAACTTCAATTGAGTGAGTGGCAGAAAAGACTCCCTCACTCAGTGCCCAACTTCCTCACTCAGTTCCCATGTAGTCTAATGGTCAGGATTCCCAGCCTGGGTTTGACTCCTGGTATGGGAATGTGAAGCTTTATTTTTCCCCAAGGGGGCATGAATATGAGATAACCACAaaaagatcaaataaagaatctaggaggaatttcttcacacagacagtgttgagaatatggaactcgctgccacgtgGAGCGGctgaagcagatagtattgatgcatttaaggggagacttgatgcttacatgagggagaaatgaatagagagATACAGGGccaggtgggaagaggtaattagagtgggaggaagctcatgtggagtatgAACACcaataaacattggcatagaccagttgggctgaatgatctCTTTCTGTTTTGTAGATTCTATGTATCTCTTAACATGTTTTGACCACATCAACATCAGACATTTATAAAGTTATCAAATCGAATGTGAGATCCATGTCTTGGTATATGAGATATTGAAAGTGCTTTTGTTCAATTGAGTGTTGCACAGGATAAGTTGGGTTTCTACCTCTTATCTTCAGTATTAAATGGAAATCCTTCCAGGATATTTAGTTTATTGCCTTAGGTCTCCCTTTGCTGTCTTACATCTGGAGGAAATTCTAAGGGCATCTAAAGAAGGTACAGTATGATTCATATCTAATGTGTGTTCCCATATGTAGCCCTGATAGTTGACCTCATCTCAACATTAGACAGATATTCCACAGGCTCTCTAGTACCAGAATATTATATCAGTAAAGTTGAGTGTGAGATAGTGCATTGAAAAATCCTGAAGGTAGAAAAGACTCTACAATGAGGTGGATATTAAATGCGAGGTGTAGTAGTTAAGAGCAATGATTCAGACTTGTCTCTGCCAGATTGTTAGAAAACACCTACAACAGGTAAAGCAATGCACATAACACCATTCTAAATAAATCACAGGCTCAAAGTACACTGTTACATTGGGGCCAACATACCTGTGTCTATGTAAGGAAGGGGGAATGATCCAAATGAATCTGTAAACATTAGTAGAAAAAAAGCACAAAAATCCAGAAAAGTCCAAAAGTGAATGGAAATACATGTGTTGCACACAGTGTGCATCAAATGGGTACAATCTGCTTCGATATTGGTTAGATATTGGGAAAGAAGCTGCATGTTTTCATTTGACATTGTTGATGGTAGAATTAAATATTGTAGCAATAAAACAATCAGCCAAATTTGAAATAAATATACTTTTTAATGAGAAGTGGAGTAGCAACCAGGCTGAGGAggctgcaattagggatgggcagtaaatgatagcgatgcccatatccgagaatgaatttttataaaGGTTATGCATTCCTGACCGCCTGCAACATGGCCCTGTTTTCCGGAGGCAGCATGTGGTCTGGTACCCCCTTGATAGGGTCACTTGCATATTTAATTCCACCTGACATGGAAGGAGAAGGATGAGTCGGTTAGGGAAGAGATTCACTTGCCAaaatctaaattttaaaaaacaatattaAAAAAGTAATACTGCAGGAGGAATAATGAtatattatatttatatttttactCAGATATAGAGCTCCTTTAAATTCACACGGGTTCAATTATAAAGCCAAAAATGCTTACCTGATCTAGAAGGCTTCGACACCAACCAGTCAGCGAGTTTGGATCTACTGCATGTTTGCAGGACATTTCTGCTCTCAAAATATTAGGATCATCATCTCCTGAAATAACAAGTAGCACAGTCACTTTTCCAAGATTGCTTAGGAAATGGCCAACTGCCAGTAACTAAAGTGCAGGTTAGAAAACATAAGACTcctaggggggtgattttaaacccaaagaacgggtgggttgggggctggtggcagttgaaaataattgttttttgggttgcaactgcaacccgtctttatttccgggtttaacatcggcatgtaaaagtacaggcttcccgctgggaatgcaaagtccaaaaacgttgtggttgcgacccaaaaaaacaactattttcgacTCCCAcacgctcccaacccacccattcttggcgTTTAAATTAACCCCCTAGATCTACAGGGACTCTTGTATTTGATGGAAATTTTGACTTGAAGATAGGCATGAGAAGCAAAACATCAAATGGTATTTATCAGTTAAATTTTGTTTGTGTTCTTGCTCCTACTCGATTTCAAAATGGCTTCCAAACTTCTAAAATAGCTGCTAATATTCTCAAAGAAAATGCACAATTGAATGCATTTTTCTCCCAATATTCTTGATTGCCATTTTTGCAGCATGCTGCACAGGCTGCCTGGCTGGTATATCTTCAGTTAGAAGTGGGGTGGAATACAATGATTGAATTAGGGTTACCAaccggagtctccaggaattaaagattaatctcctggacattgctgTGAGTACCCGGGAGAAAAAACATagcggcattaaaaaaaagtgggttttattccattttctttgaacacttttgttgaaTAGTTATAAACATATTAAAGATGggaaaatggctgtttgactgggtggttggaggtcatgtgataaaccTCTGGgcttatgtccaaccagagttggcaaccctagactgAATGAGCATTGGCATTGacaaaaaaaatattaatgaTGTAGGTTAGACTAAAGGTACATTCTTCAAAATCAGTACTGATGACGTTTTTTTAATCAGCAACAAAAACATTGATATAAACCTTGTAAAGGAAATTATTAAACAATATTTAATATATGGTGTGAGAAGTTATTTTCTACCTGGTAACCTGAGCTGTGAAACTAAAAGTGTGAATATACAATTGCCATCACCATTGTGCAAGGTACACTTTCATATTTGTTACTTTATTTTCCAAGTAGAGTGGGTCATTTTTTTCATGCAGCAGAATCTCTCATAGAATTGACAATTATGGCTTCCAGAATTCAGAATTCCTTCATTAGAATTTTATTATAACTCTTTCAAAATGTTAATTTAT encodes the following:
- the si:ch211-212k18.15 gene encoding uncharacterized protein si:ch211-212k18.15 — translated: MSTEPQQTEKRYDPNDHTLKFVKRKDEITGDDDPNILRAEMSCKHAVDPNSLTGWCRSLLDQGQYKFYCPALKEGTTEKCGQEWPYHEVRKLAVLNNDEQRYFEETVAVLAAAEYCEYKSCPGCGTFVERSDLTNLSVHCTICTAEKGSVSEFCWQCMNPWKGPGPRSDRCDNEGCTNLELETLRFCPLINLPETVVKNCPSIRACPTCGKLLEHNQKGCKNIICCRCNIEFCFACLELTVTCQANRQGSWFDLCAKEIAPRQTSIPTWNRNV